In Persicimonas caeni, a single window of DNA contains:
- a CDS encoding sigma-54 interaction domain-containing protein produces MNKEPQSLRELTLLFDISQELDRSLNLKKVLGTVVRHLVEQTQMTRAALTLLNRETQEIVTEESYGLSESEQTRGRFRIGEGITGQVVETGEPQIVERIADSDAFLNRTGPESRARAEDVSYLCVPIRQETEVIGTLSCDRPHVGRRVLVKEARLMSIVASMIAQAVRLRQAAEEERQRLVEENTRLQRRLRDRFQPENIIGKSKKMLQVFDMIRQVAESHTTVLILGESGTGKELIANAVHYNSDRADKPFIKVNCGALPENLIESELFGHEKGAFTGAVKSRKGRFELADGGTIFLDEVGELSPTMQVKLLRVLQEHTFERVGGAETIEVDVRVIAATSRDLEKRIAEDKFRQDLYYRLNVFPIHMPSLRERKSDIMLLADHFVEKYSKTHDTEVRRISTPAIDMLLAYHWPGNVRELENCVERAVLMSTDGVIHGHHLPPSLQTAEATGTEFKGDLQTALDNLERELVLDALKSTRGNMAAAARQLGVSERVMGLRVDKYEIDPKRFK; encoded by the coding sequence ATGAACAAAGAACCCCAATCGTTACGCGAGCTGACGCTGCTATTCGATATCAGCCAGGAACTCGACCGCAGCCTCAATCTCAAGAAGGTCTTGGGGACGGTCGTGCGCCACCTCGTCGAGCAGACGCAGATGACGCGCGCGGCGCTGACGCTCTTGAATCGCGAGACGCAGGAGATCGTGACCGAAGAGTCGTACGGGCTCTCCGAGAGTGAGCAGACCCGCGGGAGGTTTCGCATCGGCGAGGGGATCACCGGTCAGGTGGTCGAGACCGGCGAGCCGCAGATTGTCGAGCGGATCGCCGACTCGGATGCCTTCTTGAACCGCACCGGACCCGAGAGCCGCGCGCGAGCCGAGGACGTGTCGTATCTGTGCGTGCCGATTCGTCAGGAGACCGAAGTGATCGGCACGCTCAGCTGTGACCGGCCGCACGTGGGTCGAAGGGTGCTCGTCAAAGAGGCGCGCCTGATGTCGATTGTCGCCTCGATGATCGCGCAGGCCGTGCGCCTTCGCCAAGCGGCCGAAGAGGAGCGCCAACGCCTCGTCGAGGAGAATACGCGCCTGCAGCGCCGGCTTCGCGATCGGTTCCAGCCGGAGAATATCATCGGCAAGTCGAAGAAGATGCTGCAGGTCTTCGACATGATCCGCCAGGTCGCCGAGAGCCACACCACGGTGCTGATTCTGGGCGAGAGTGGCACCGGCAAGGAGCTTATTGCCAACGCGGTGCACTACAACAGCGACCGGGCCGATAAGCCGTTTATCAAGGTCAACTGCGGCGCGCTGCCCGAGAATCTCATCGAGAGCGAGTTGTTCGGCCACGAAAAGGGCGCGTTTACCGGGGCGGTCAAGAGCCGCAAGGGACGCTTCGAGTTGGCCGACGGCGGCACGATCTTTCTCGATGAGGTCGGCGAATTGTCACCCACGATGCAGGTCAAGCTCTTGCGCGTGCTCCAGGAGCATACCTTCGAGCGTGTCGGCGGCGCCGAGACCATCGAGGTCGACGTGCGCGTCATCGCCGCGACCAGCCGCGACCTGGAGAAGCGCATCGCCGAAGACAAGTTTCGCCAGGATTTGTACTACCGGCTCAACGTCTTTCCGATTCACATGCCCTCGCTGCGCGAGCGCAAGTCGGACATCATGTTGCTGGCCGATCATTTCGTGGAGAAGTACTCGAAGACGCACGACACCGAGGTGCGCCGCATCTCGACGCCGGCCATCGACATGCTGCTCGCCTACCACTGGCCGGGCAATGTGCGGGAGTTGGAGAACTGCGTGGAGCGCGCCGTGCTCATGAGCACCGACGGGGTCATCCACGGCCACCACCTTCCGCCGAGCCTGCAGACGGCCGAGGCGACGGGCACCGAGTTCAAAGGCGACCTGCAGACCGCGCTCGACAACCTCGAGCGAGAGTTGGTGCTCGACGCGCTCAAGTCGACCCGGGGCAACATGGCCGCTGCCGCGCGCCAACTCGGCGTCAGCGAGCGGGTGATGGGGCTTCGGGTGGACAAGTACGAGATCGACCCGAAGCGTTTCAAATAA